The genomic stretch GAGCTAGGACCGAAGGTCGCTAGCGGAACTAGGGTGAGGGGTTCAGCTTCTCAGCGAGCGCGTATGGCGCCGCTTCACCCCTCATCCGGCGCTTCGCGCCACCTTCTCCCCTGAGGGGAGAAGCGAAGAAGAGCCGACGTCGGGGCTAGGCGCCAAGCCCCGCGAGAAACTTCAACACCTCCGCATTGAACACCTCAGGCCGCTGCAGTGGCGCAAAGTGGCTCACACCCCGCAGCGTCACCAACTGCGCCCCCGGAATGGTCCGCGCCAGATATGCCGCGTGCTCGGGCCGGATGAATTCCTCGTTCTCGCTCTGCGCAACCGTCACCGGCACACCGATCTCCTCAAGATCGTCCGCCGTCAGGTTCGGCTGCGTTCGCTGCATCAGTCCGACCGCGTCGGAAAACTGCTGGAACGCCTCGGGCGTCGCCGACAGCCGCTGATAGTCCTTCACGTGCCGATTGAAACAACGACCGATCACCGGCGTCATTTCGAACGGGTAGGTGCCGCTGTCATCGACATTGCAGGCAAAGAAGAACAGCCCGCTTACCCGCTCCGGCGCCTGGTCGGCCATGATCAGGCCGGTGCAGGCGCCATCGCTCCAGCCGACAACCGCAGTCCTCTCGAGCCCCAGCGCGTCCATCACCGCGAAGACGTCGGTTGCCATCAATTCGTAACTGTAGGGGCGTTCGTCACGCGAGCTGCGGCCATGTCCCCTGCTGTCGACCACCACCACCTGGTGGCCGGCATCGACAAGCGGCTGTATCTGATGCTGCCAGTTGCCGGCATGGCCAAGCCCGCCATGCAGCAGGATCACCGGCGGTCCGGAGCCGAAGCTCATGTGCCAGATCTGCGCGCCGTCATTGTCCACATAGGCGGAGATGCCGCCGGGCGGCAGTTCCGCCCCCACGGCTTCGAAGTGCTTCAGTTCGTCATCGTTGAAAGTCATGGTCCCTCGTTGCTCGTTTCCGGTTGGCAACGCAACTGGTCGAGCGGGCCGAGGGCTATTCGACATCCCGGAGTCACTGATTTGCTCGTGCCTACCGGAAAGGTCTGCGACCTGTCCGGAAGATCAAGCCAACTGTTTGCCGCCGACCCAGATGCCGCGGATCACCGGCTGCTCGCCGACCAGCCGCACTCGCAGCAGGTCGGCCCTGAGGCCCGGCACGAGCCGGCCGCGATCGGCCATGCCGACCGCGTCGGCAGCATTGGCCGTGACCTTGGCGATCGCCTCGTGCAGCGGCATGCCGCGCCCGGCGAGGATGAACGGCGCGTGCAACAGGCTGGCCGGCACGTAATCGGAGGTGAGAAGGTCCAGCAGCCCGGCATCGGCGAGGCTCGCGGCGCTGGCATTGCCCGAGTGCGAGCGGCCGAGCACCACGTTGGGCGCCCCCATGACGATCTGCATCTTCAATTCGCGCGCCCGCTGCGCCGCGACCAGCGTGGTGGGGAACTCGCTGATGGCGATGCCGTCGGCGTAGGATTCCTCGACATCGGCGATGGTGGTGTCGTCATGGCTGGCGATGCGGAGGTTCCGCGCCCGGCCGAGCGCGCCGATCGCGGCGCGGCCCGGCACCACGTAGGTGGTCTGGTCGGCCCGCCGTCCGGCGAGATACTCGTCGAACTCCTCGTCGGTCCACACCTGCGAGTTCTTCTTGCGGCGGAATTCGCGATAGAGCTGGGTGTTGTGCCACTGCCGCTGTCCCGGCGTGTGGTCCATCACGCTGAGCAGGCGCAACGCCGGATTGTCGATATGGCGCTCGACGATACCGAGCAGCGCCGGGTCGGACAGCTCGCAGCGGAAATGCAGGTAGTGGTTGGCCTTCACCAGGCCGGCATCGCGCGCCTCGGTGAGCCCGGTGATCGCCGCGTCGAGCATCGCAGTGCGCGCCCCGCCGCTGTCATAGTCGCCCAGTGACAGCGCATCGAGCACCGTGGTGACGCCGGCGCCCAGCATCTGCCAGTCATGCGCCAGTACGGCGCTGATCGTCGACGGCCAGCGCACCCCCGGCCGGGGTTGGAAGTGGTGCTCCATATTGTCGGTATGAAGGTCGATAAGCCCCGGCAGCAGCAAATCGCCTTCGAGGTCGATATCGGCGCCCCCGCTCGCTTCCCCCACCGCCGTAATCTGGCCATCGGCAATCGAGAGGTCCCCGTCGATGACGGCGTCCGGCAAGACGAGGCGGGCATTCCTGAAGGTGGTGTTCACGAGCATAGCTTCCGGGTCGGGCGGCGGCGCGGCGGAAGACTCACCGCGCCTGGGAGGGGGAACCGACGCCTGATATGACATGTCCATGACGAATTGACGTCAGATGGGGGCGCCTTCCTAACTTCCAGGCTGGTGGGTGCCGACCTCCACCCCTGTCCTCTCCCCGCAAAGGGGGAGGGAGACGATGGACCGCGATCAGCGTGAGGGTATCCTCCCCTTGCGGGGAGGGATTAAGGGTGGGGGGCAGCCCGCACCGGCTAACCCGCCGTGCTCACTTCACGCTCGAAAAGCTCGTCGGCGTCAGGAACTGACTTGATGCGTTGGCGATCAGCGGCCCGTTGGCCTCCGATGCCTTGCGCGCCGCCTGCCATTCCGGGTCGGCCATGAACGCGGCCCATTTGGTTTCGCGCTCGGCCATCGAGTTCCAGCGCAGCATGTAGGTGAGGTCGTTGTTGGAGGTGCCGATCGCGGTGGTCCAGAACCCGGCCTGCTCGATGCCGTGCCGCTTCCAGATATTGAGCGTGTGGTCCTCGAACCGGCGCTGCAGATCGGCCATGCGGCCCGGCAGGCAATTATAGATGCGCAACTCGTAGATCATGCTTTTCCCTCGGCGGCTGTCTTGCGCCAGCCGCACTTAGCCCAGTCCCGGCGCGATTGACAAACCCTCCGCCATCCCGCAGCAGGCCCCACGGTCGCAACGCCCGCGGCAGGGGCGATGGGAAACCCGGCGCCGGGACCGGCGAATTCTCACCCCCCAAACGCCGGAAGCACCAGACCCGTCACCCCCACGTCGACGGCAAACAATCCGCCCGGATTGCTCTGGCCGACGAAATGCTCCGCCGGGCGCTTCAGCACGGCGGTGGTGACATAGAGGATATCGAGGTTGTCGCCGCCGAACTCGCAGCAAGTGGGCAGATCCGTCGGGAGGACAATCGACTGCATCAGCTTGCCCTTGGGGTCGTACTGGTTCACCCGGCTGGTCACCGGGATGGTCACCCAGTAGCAGCCATCGGCATCGACCGTTGCACCATCGGCGATGCCGCCGCTGCCATCGAGATCGATGAAGGTGCGCTGGTTCTCGATGTTGCCGGTCACCGGGTCGAAGTCATAGGCGCGGACGATCGTCGTGTGACTGTCGGAGAAGTACATCGTCCTGCTGTCCGGGCTCCAGGCGAGCCCGTTGCAGCAGCCGACGCCCTCGATCATCCGATGTACCGACAGATCCTTGTCCATCCGGTAGAGCGAGCCGATAAACTCCACTTTCTTTCCCGGCGCTTC from Devosia sp. A16 encodes the following:
- a CDS encoding alpha-D-ribose 1-methylphosphonate 5-triphosphate diphosphatase produces the protein MNTTFRNARLVLPDAVIDGDLSIADGQITAVGEASGGADIDLEGDLLLPGLIDLHTDNMEHHFQPRPGVRWPSTISAVLAHDWQMLGAGVTTVLDALSLGDYDSGGARTAMLDAAITGLTEARDAGLVKANHYLHFRCELSDPALLGIVERHIDNPALRLLSVMDHTPGQRQWHNTQLYREFRRKKNSQVWTDEEFDEYLAGRRADQTTYVVPGRAAIGALGRARNLRIASHDDTTIADVEESYADGIAISEFPTTLVAAQRARELKMQIVMGAPNVVLGRSHSGNASAASLADAGLLDLLTSDYVPASLLHAPFILAGRGMPLHEAIAKVTANAADAVGMADRGRLVPGLRADLLRVRLVGEQPVIRGIWVGGKQLA
- a CDS encoding SMP-30/gluconolactonase/LRE family protein, with amino-acid sequence MDITCVVDARAELGEGTIWDPEAGVLWWIDIWSKLIHRYNPKTGKDDTWESPEFLGCIGLRQKGGLIVTMVSGFYFFDPATGSFEAIVDPEAHLADTRFNDGKPDRQGRFWSGSMFEAPGKKVEFIGSLYRMDKDLSVHRMIEGVGCCNGLAWSPDSRTMYFSDSHTTIVRAYDFDPVTGNIENQRTFIDLDGSGGIADGATVDADGCYWVTIPVTSRVNQYDPKGKLMQSIVLPTDLPTCCEFGGDNLDILYVTTAVLKRPAEHFVGQSNPGGLFAVDVGVTGLVLPAFGG
- a CDS encoding alpha/beta fold hydrolase: MTFNDDELKHFEAVGAELPPGGISAYVDNDGAQIWHMSFGSGPPVILLHGGLGHAGNWQHQIQPLVDAGHQVVVVDSRGHGRSSRDERPYSYELMATDVFAVMDALGLERTAVVGWSDGACTGLIMADQAPERVSGLFFFACNVDDSGTYPFEMTPVIGRCFNRHVKDYQRLSATPEAFQQFSDAVGLMQRTQPNLTADDLEEIGVPVTVAQSENEEFIRPEHAAYLARTIPGAQLVTLRGVSHFAPLQRPEVFNAEVLKFLAGLGA
- a CDS encoding NIPSNAP family protein, producing the protein MIYELRIYNCLPGRMADLQRRFEDHTLNIWKRHGIEQAGFWTTAIGTSNNDLTYMLRWNSMAERETKWAAFMADPEWQAARKASEANGPLIANASSQFLTPTSFSSVK